A stretch of DNA from Nonomuraea helvata:
GCGCGGAGGCGGCGGCGTACTCGGCGGGCTTCCAGACGACGGCGTTGCCGCAGAGCAGCGCCGGGACCAGGTACCACGAGGGCACGGCGACCGGGAAATTGCCCGCGGTGACGACCGCCGCGACACCGACGGGGTTCCGGAACGTGAACAGGTTCTTGTCCGGCATCTCCGACGGGACCGTCTGCCCGTACAGCCGGCGGCCCTCGCCGAGGAAGAAGTCGCACGTGTCGACGATCTCCCGCACCTCGCCCAGGGCCTCGGCGTACGGCTTGCCGATCTCCTCGGTCACCAGGCGGGCCAGCCGCTCGGCGTTGGCCTCGACCAGCCGCCCGATGGAGGCGATCACCCGCCCGCGCACCGGGGCAGGCACCTTGGCCCACTCGCGCTGGGCCTCCTTGGCGGCACGGCAGGCGGCGGCGAACGTGCCGGCGTCCGCCAGGCCGACGTGGGCCACGACCTCGCTGGTGCGCGAGGGGTTGGTGGACGCGTACGTGGCGGTGGTGCCCGCCTCCTTGCCACCCACTATGGAAACGATCTGACGGCTCACCGGTGCCCTCCTCGTAGTTTCTCCGGACAGACAATCATCTCGCCGGAAAAAAACCCAAGGCGCGCTCAGGGTGCCGCCGCGCCGTCGCTCTCCTGCGCGAGCCTGCGCAGCTCGGGCCCGTACTCCGGGTGCGCGAGCGCGGCGGCGAACTGCGCCCTGAGGTAGTTGAGCGGCGAGCCCGTGTCCCACCAGGTGCCGTCGATGACCTGCCCGTACACCGGGTGGCCGGCGGCGTGCCGGTTCAGGGCGTCGGTGAGGTAGATCTCGCCCTGCGGGTTCTCGTGCCACCTGCGCGTCTGCTCCTGGAGCTCTTCGACGACACCGGGGGTGACGACGTACCCGCCGATGGCGGCGTAGCGCGAGGGCGCCTCCTCGGGGGACGGCTTCTCGACCAGCCCGGAGATCAGCAGGCGGCCGTCGCCGAGGTCCTCCTTGACGATCGGCACGCCGTACCGCGAGGCGTCCTCGACGGCCATCGGCATCAGGGCCAGCACGGGCGCCCCGGTGGCCTCGTACGCGGCCTTGAGCTGCTTGGCCCTGGGCACCTCCGCCACGAACACGTCGTCCGCCCACAGCACCATGAACGGCTCGTCGCCGATGACGCGGGCGGCGTTCAGCACGGGGGTGCCGTTGCCGTACGGGCCGTTCTGGTACAGGTACGTGATGTGGGCCAGCGACGACAGCTCCGCGACCGCGTCGGCCAGGTCGTCCTTGCCCGCGGCGCGGAGCTGCAGCTCGAGGTCGGCGTCGGGAGCGAAGTGCCGCTGGATGAGGTCCTTGCGGGGCGAGGTGACGATGGTGATCTCGTCGATGCCGGAATCCACGAGCTCGCGGATGGTGTGCTCGATGACGGGCTTGTCGCCGATCGGCAGCATCTCCTTGGGCAGCGCCCTGGTCAGCGGCAGCAGCCGGGTGCCGAGTCCGGCCACGGGGATGACGGCTTTGTGGACCATACGTCTCTCCTTGGATCGAGCGGCTTGATCGTGCAGGGGAGCGAGGCCGACGTTACCTCAGCCGTTCTGCCCGGTCTGCCCCAGGATGCGCGCGGCAGCAGCCGGGCCGGCCGTCCCTCCGCAGGCGCCGACTCGATGCCCGGCACACCTCCTGTATGGCGCTAGGCGGTGAAGTCGGCGAAGTCGAAGCCCGGTGACACGATGCAGCTCACCAGCACCGGCTCGTCGGAGGCCGGGCGGGCCGACTGCCACACGCCGCCGGGCACGACCGCCTGGGGGACCTCGCCGTCCTCCACCCGCGGTCCCAGGGTGATCGTGGTGTCGCCGATCGTCAGGCTCAGCGGGCCGCCGCGGTGCCACAGCCAGACCTCGTCCGACCGCACCAGGTGCGGCACCGACGCCTCGCCCGGGTCCAGCAGGAAGTAGATGCCGGTGGCGCTGGCCCGCGGCCCCGGGTATCCGTCCGGCCGGAACGTCACGGCCGTCTTCCACGTCTCCCTGAACCAGCCGCCTTCGGGGTGGGGGAGCAGGTCGAGGGCCTCGGCGATGGGCGGACGCGCGACGAACCCGACCGGGGCGCCCGTGACGTCCCTGCGCAGGAAGCGGTTGCCGTCCAGGACGAGCTGCCCGTCGAGCGAGGTGGCGAGGGCGGCTGCCTCGTCGGGCACCTCCATGGACGGGCCGTCGGGGTACGTGCGCAGCTCCACTTGGCAGAGTTTATGCCAATAAATCAGGACAAGGCGGGTGACGCATGCCGGGTCTCCGGGCAGCTCGCGAACTTAACGCGAAATGTCGGTCGAGGTGGCTAGTCTGCGGCAGGTGATCGAACGGTGGAGCCGTGATCAGGTCCTCGCCCTTGCCCCCGACGCGTCGTCCCAGAAGGCGGCTCAAGGGGTGGCGACGCCCGGGAAATGGTCGTTGCGCGGCGCGACAGGCACGATCGTGTACGGCGAGTGCAAGGGGAGCGGGGCCAGGCCCTACCTTGCCTGCGTCGACCTGAACGAGCCCGCGTACCGGTGCAGTTGCCCGAGCAGGAAGTTCCCGTGCAAGCACGCGCTCGGGCTGCTGCTCATGTGGTCCGCTGACGGGCTGCCCGTTACGGAGGACGCTCCGCAGTGGGTGACCGAGTGGGTCGAGGGGCGGGCCGAGCGGGCCGCCAAGGCGGCGGCCAAGATCGAGGTTGCCCGCGCCAGGAAGGCGGCGGAGAGCGACACGTCGGATGGCGGGGGGAGCGGCGCGGCTTCTGAGGGCGGGGTCTCTGAGGGTGGGCGGTCGCGGGCCGCTGGGGAGGTCGCGGCGGCGTCCGAGAGGCGCCCCGAGTCCGTACGGCATGGCCGCGTCGCCGCCGGGCTGACCGAGCTGGAGCGGTGGCTCGATGACCAGGTGCGGCAAGGGCTGGCGGGGGCCGCCGAGCACGAGTGGGAAGGGCTGGCCAAGCGGCTCATCGACGCCCAGGCGCCCGGCGTGGCGGGGATCGTGTCCAGGCTGGGCCGGGTCCGGGCGGACGACGACTGGCCGGGGCGGCTGCTCGAGGAGTACGCGCTGATCCGGTTGCTCGCCATCGCCTACCGGCGGCGGTCGGAGCTGCCCGCGCCGCTGGCCGAGACCGTGCTGAGCCGGGTCGGGTTCCCGGTCGGCCGGGACGAGGTGCTGGCCGGGCCCGGCGTGCGCGATCGGTGGGACGTGCTGGGCAGGCGCGACGAAGTGCAGGACCGGCTGACCGCCCGGCGGGTGTGGCTGCGAGGGCGCCACACCGGACGGGCGGCGCTGGTGCTCTCGTTCGCGCCGCAGGGGCAGCCGCTCGACGCCTCCCTGGTCACGGGGACAACGATCGATGCCGACCTCGGTTTCTACCCGGGCGCCGCCCCGCTGAGAGCGCTCGTCGCCGCCCGCTACGACTCGGGCGAGAACGACGTCTCCGGGAGAGCGCGTCCGGCCGACGACGGTGGCTCCAAGGCGACGCCGCCGGGGGTGGGTCCGGCCGACGATGGTGGCTCCAAGGGGGTGCCGCCCGGCGTGTCGCCGGATGGGGCGCTCGACGAGGTGGCCAGGGTGCTGGCCGAGGATCCGTGGACCGAGTCGTGGCCGCTCGTGCTGGCCGGGGTGGTACCCGGGCGGGCCTCACTCGGCGGTCTCCCGCTGCACCCCGTGGCGCGCGATCCGTGGCGGCTGATCGCCGTCTCCGGGGGCCGCCCGCTCACCGTGGCGGTGGAGTGGACACCCCGAGGGTTGCGGCCCCTGACCACCTGGGACGACGAAGGAACGGCGGTGATCCTGTGACCGCCTGGGAGGAGCTGGCGTCCACGGCGCTCGTGGGCACCGATCGCAGGCCGTACCACGGAGATCTGCTCGAGGCCGCGGCCGTCGAAGTGGCGCGGCGCAGGGCCGGGCGCAGGATCGGGGAGCCCGAGCGGCAAGACCCCGCGCCCGATGAGGAGCGGGCGGCCGTGGGACGTCGGGCGGCCGAGCGGCTGGCGCGGATCATGGGTGGCGAGCACGAGAGGCTGCTCCCCGAATGGCTGGCCGCGGCCGCCGGCACCGGCAGGAGGGTGCCGCCTTACGTGCTGCCCGAACTCCTGGACAGAGGGCGGCGGGACCGCTCGATCCGGGTGCATCTCGGGGTGCTGGCCGGGCAGCGGGGGCGGTGGCTGGCCGGGGTCAATCCCGCCTGGGACTACCTGCTCGAGGAGCCGACAGGGGAGACGTGGGAGCTGGGCGGCGCCGCGGATCGGCGTGAGCACCTGCGTGCCCTCAGGAAGGCCGATCCCGGCCGGGCCAGGCGGCTGCTGGAGAGCACATGGGAGCGGGAGACGCCCGACGACCGGGCCGAGTTCGCGGAGGTGCTGGCCGACGGGCTGAGCATGGAGGACGAGCCGTTCCTGGAGAGCGCGCTCGACGACCGCCGCCGAGAGGTGCGCCAGGTCGCCGCCAACCTCCTCACCCGCCTCCCCGGCTCGCGCCTGTCCCAGCGCATGGCCGAACGGGCGCGCGCCTGCGTGGCCATCAAGGGCAACGTCATCGCCGTCGAAGCCCCCGAGGTCTGCGACAAGGCGATGGAGCGCGACGGTGTGCGCCCCAAACCGCCGAGAGGCATCGGCGAGCGGGCCTGGTGGCTGCAGCAGCTCCTCGCCCGCGCCCCGCTGGGGGTCTGGGGCCACCCGCCCGCGCGGCTGCTCACGATGAGGATCCCCGACTGGGACGCCGAGGTGAAGGCGGCCTGGGTACGTGCCGCGATCCTGCAGAAGGATCCCGGGTGGGCGCGGGCGATGTTCGGGTGGGACCCGATCGCGGACCTGCTGGATTCTCTGCCGCCCGACGAGCAGCAGGAACTCGCCGCCGATTTCGTGAAAAAGCATGACCTGGACAGCCAGTTGATCATGGTGTTGGGCGGAGTGTCGTCCCACTGGCGCGAGGGCCTGGCCACGGCCGTCCTCCGCAAGATCGTGAAGGTGGCCACCACACAGCCCTGGAACCTCGGGGAGCTGGTCAAGATGGCGGGTGAGCGCATCGACCCGGCCCTGTTCCCCCTGGTCCTGAGCTACTCGCCCGTGGAGTCCATCCAGCAGGTGGCCGCCCTGCTGCGTTTCCGTGCCGACATGTACAAGGAGCTTTGCCCATGACCGTTCTGCGTCCGCACGCGGAAGACCAGTACGCCGAGGAGCTGGCCGTCCTGGCCAAGGACGACGACCGGCCCAGGCCGCCCGGCTGGAAGCTGTCGCCGTGGGCCGTGACCACGTACATCCTGGGCGACGGCGACCGCATCACCCCCAAATACGTGGGCGCGCGCCGCATCGTCGAGGTCGCCGTCGCCACGCTGGCCACCGACCGCGCGCTGCTGCTGCTCGGCGTGCCCGGCACGGCGAAGACCTGGCTGTCCGAGCACCTGGCCGCGGCCATCAGCGGCGACTCCACGCTGCTCGTGCAGGGCACCGCGGGCACCGCCGAGGAGGCCGTCCGGTACGGCTGGAACTACGCGAGACTGCTGGCCGAGGGCCCCTCGATCGAGGCGCTGACCCCGTCGCCCGTGATGCGCGCCATGGCCGAGGGCCGGGTCGCGCGGGTGGAGGAGCTCACTCGCATGCCGTCCGACGTACAGGACGCCCTGATCACCGTCCTGTCCGAGAAGACGCTGCCGATCCCCGAGCTCAACCACGAGGTCCAGGCCGAACGCGGCTTCAACGTCATCGCCACGGCCAACGACCGCGACCGGGGCGTCAACGAGCTGTCCAGCGCGCTGCGCCGCCGCTTCAACACGGTCGTGCTGCCGGTCCCGGCCACGGCCGAGGAGGAGGTGGACATCGTCTCGCGCCGCGTCACCCAGCTCGGGCACGCGCTGCAGCTGCCCGAGACGACGACCGGACTGACGGAGATCCGGCGGGTGGTGACGGTCTTCCGCGAGCTGCGCATGGGCGTCACCGAGGACGGGCGCACCAAGGTCAAGTCGCCCAGCGGGACCCTGTCCACGGCCGAGGCCATCTCGGTGCTCACCAACGGCATCGCCCTCGCGGCCCACTTCGGCGACGGGGTGCTGCGCCCCTCCGACGTGGCCGCCGGGATCGTGGGGGCGGTGGTGCAGGAGCCGGTGTCGGACCGGGTGGTGTGGCGCGAATACCTGGAGACGGTGGTCCGCGAGCGCCCCGACTGGCGCGACTTCTACCGCGCCTGCCGCGAGGTCATATGAGCACCACCCCGACCTCTGACCCCACGACCTTCACGACCGGGACTTCGGTCAGTGGGGCCGACGTCTCCGTGCTGGGAGTGCGGCATCACGGGCCGGGCTCGGCGCGGGCCGTGCGGCGGGAGCTCGAACGCCTGCGCCCCCACGCCATCCTCATCGAGGGACCGCCCGAGGCCGACGCCCTCGTGGCGCTCGCGCCCGAGCTGGAGCCGCCCGTCGCGCTCCTGGCCCACGTGCCCGGAGCCCCCGCGCGGGCCGCGTTCTGGCCGTTCGCCGCCTTCTCGCCCGAGTGGCAGGCCATCCTGTACGGCACCTCCGCCGGCATCCCGGTGAGCTTCTGCGACCTCCCCGCGGCCCATTCGCTGGCGACGGAGGCGGACGAAGAGCACGAAGACGGCATGCGGGCCGACCCCATCGGGAGCCTCGCCGCGGCCGCCGGATACGACGACCCGGAACGCTGGTGGGAGGACGTCGTAGAACACCGGGGCGACACCCTGCCCAGCCCACCCCACCAGACCCCCTTCTTCGAGGTGATCGCCGAGGCCATGGCCGCCGTACGTGAGGGCTACGAGCCGGACGCGCGGGAGGCCAGGCGCGAGGCGTACATGCGCAAGACCCTCCGCGCGGCCGTCAAGCAGGGCTACGGCCGGATCGCGGTGATCTGCGGCGCCTGGCACGTCCCGGCGCTGACGGGCAGGCTGCCGACCGTCGCGCAGGACAACGCGACCCTGAAAGGGCTGCCCAAGGTCAAGGCCGAGCTGACGTGGGTGCCGTGGACGTACGGGCGGCTGGCGTCCTGGAGCGGTTACGGCGCGGGGATCACCTCGCCCGGCTGGTACCACCACCTGTTCGGCACGCCGGACCGGCCCGTGGAGCGGTGGCTCGCCGAGGCCGCCGCGGTGCTGCGCGACGAGGGGCTGGCCGTGTCGTCCGCGCACGTCATCGAGTCCGTACGCCTCGCGCACAGCCTCGCCGCCCTGCGCGGCAGGCCCCTGGCCGGGCTCGGCGAGGTCACCGAGGCGGCCAGGGCCGTGCTGTGCGAGGGCGACGACCTGGCCGTCGAGCTGATCCAGCGGCGCATGGTCGTCGGCGACCGGCTCGGCCACGTCACCGACGGCACGCCGATGGTGCCGCTCCAGCGGGACCTGCGCGAACAGCAGCGACGGCTCAGGCTCAAACCCGAGGCGCTCGACCGCGAGATCGACCTCGACCTGCGCAAACCGCTCGACCTCGACCGCAGCCACCTGCTGCACCGGCTCAGGCTGCTCGGCGTCGGCTGGGGCACGCCGGGTGAGTCGCGGGGGAAGGGCACCTTCAGGGAGACCTGGACGCTGCAGTGGCGGCCCGAGCACGACCTGGCGCTCATCGAGCAGGCCGCGCTCGGCACCACG
This window harbors:
- a CDS encoding SWIM zinc finger family protein, translating into MIERWSRDQVLALAPDASSQKAAQGVATPGKWSLRGATGTIVYGECKGSGARPYLACVDLNEPAYRCSCPSRKFPCKHALGLLLMWSADGLPVTEDAPQWVTEWVEGRAERAAKAAAKIEVARARKAAESDTSDGGGSGAASEGGVSEGGRSRAAGEVAAASERRPESVRHGRVAAGLTELERWLDDQVRQGLAGAAEHEWEGLAKRLIDAQAPGVAGIVSRLGRVRADDDWPGRLLEEYALIRLLAIAYRRRSELPAPLAETVLSRVGFPVGRDEVLAGPGVRDRWDVLGRRDEVQDRLTARRVWLRGRHTGRAALVLSFAPQGQPLDASLVTGTTIDADLGFYPGAAPLRALVAARYDSGENDVSGRARPADDGGSKATPPGVGPADDGGSKGVPPGVSPDGALDEVARVLAEDPWTESWPLVLAGVVPGRASLGGLPLHPVARDPWRLIAVSGGRPLTVAVEWTPRGLRPLTTWDDEGTAVIL
- a CDS encoding DUF5682 family protein, which produces MSTTPTSDPTTFTTGTSVSGADVSVLGVRHHGPGSARAVRRELERLRPHAILIEGPPEADALVALAPELEPPVALLAHVPGAPARAAFWPFAAFSPEWQAILYGTSAGIPVSFCDLPAAHSLATEADEEHEDGMRADPIGSLAAAAGYDDPERWWEDVVEHRGDTLPSPPHQTPFFEVIAEAMAAVREGYEPDAREARREAYMRKTLRAAVKQGYGRIAVICGAWHVPALTGRLPTVAQDNATLKGLPKVKAELTWVPWTYGRLASWSGYGAGITSPGWYHHLFGTPDRPVERWLAEAAAVLRDEGLAVSSAHVIESVRLAHSLAALRGRPLAGLGEVTEAARAVLCEGDDLAVELIQRRMVVGDRLGHVTDGTPMVPLQRDLREQQRRLRLKPEALDREIDLDLRKPLDLDRSHLLHRLRLLGVGWGTPGESRGKGTFRETWTLQWRPEHDLALIEQAALGTTVAGAAAQRARDLAATDKTALADLTSLVEQCLLADLPEALPEVLAALSAKAALDTDVTHLMAALPAMVRAHRYGDVRGTPAEGLAVIVRSMLDRIRVGLPVAVTGVDDEAAADLLKHVDAVHAAVALLTTGDIGGNDDNGNGGSGDGGGSHDNASPRSRWLVTLRGISDRQDLHGLIEGRLTRILLDAGELDDAADRMARAMSRGQTPARAAAWVEGFLAGGGLLLVHDPRLLSLVDGWLTGLSGDQFTDVLPLLRRTFGGFAAPERRAIGERVRSAEGGRREGEQDVDERRAAAAVATVLAILGKAEGESDG
- a CDS encoding DUF5691 domain-containing protein, which gives rise to MTAWEELASTALVGTDRRPYHGDLLEAAAVEVARRRAGRRIGEPERQDPAPDEERAAVGRRAAERLARIMGGEHERLLPEWLAAAAGTGRRVPPYVLPELLDRGRRDRSIRVHLGVLAGQRGRWLAGVNPAWDYLLEEPTGETWELGGAADRREHLRALRKADPGRARRLLESTWERETPDDRAEFAEVLADGLSMEDEPFLESALDDRRREVRQVAANLLTRLPGSRLSQRMAERARACVAIKGNVIAVEAPEVCDKAMERDGVRPKPPRGIGERAWWLQQLLARAPLGVWGHPPARLLTMRIPDWDAEVKAAWVRAAILQKDPGWARAMFGWDPIADLLDSLPPDEQQELAADFVKKHDLDSQLIMVLGGVSSHWREGLATAVLRKIVKVATTQPWNLGELVKMAGERIDPALFPLVLSYSPVESIQQVAALLRFRADMYKELCP
- a CDS encoding cupin domain-containing protein → MELRTYPDGPSMEVPDEAAALATSLDGQLVLDGNRFLRRDVTGAPVGFVARPPIAEALDLLPHPEGGWFRETWKTAVTFRPDGYPGPRASATGIYFLLDPGEASVPHLVRSDEVWLWHRGGPLSLTIGDTTITLGPRVEDGEVPQAVVPGGVWQSARPASDEPVLVSCIVSPGFDFADFTA
- a CDS encoding UTP--glucose-1-phosphate uridylyltransferase — protein: MVHKAVIPVAGLGTRLLPLTRALPKEMLPIGDKPVIEHTIRELVDSGIDEITIVTSPRKDLIQRHFAPDADLELQLRAAGKDDLADAVAELSSLAHITYLYQNGPYGNGTPVLNAARVIGDEPFMVLWADDVFVAEVPRAKQLKAAYEATGAPVLALMPMAVEDASRYGVPIVKEDLGDGRLLISGLVEKPSPEEAPSRYAAIGGYVVTPGVVEELQEQTRRWHENPQGEIYLTDALNRHAAGHPVYGQVIDGTWWDTGSPLNYLRAQFAAALAHPEYGPELRRLAQESDGAAAP
- a CDS encoding AAA family ATPase, whose protein sequence is MTVLRPHAEDQYAEELAVLAKDDDRPRPPGWKLSPWAVTTYILGDGDRITPKYVGARRIVEVAVATLATDRALLLLGVPGTAKTWLSEHLAAAISGDSTLLVQGTAGTAEEAVRYGWNYARLLAEGPSIEALTPSPVMRAMAEGRVARVEELTRMPSDVQDALITVLSEKTLPIPELNHEVQAERGFNVIATANDRDRGVNELSSALRRRFNTVVLPVPATAEEEVDIVSRRVTQLGHALQLPETTTGLTEIRRVVTVFRELRMGVTEDGRTKVKSPSGTLSTAEAISVLTNGIALAAHFGDGVLRPSDVAAGIVGAVVQEPVSDRVVWREYLETVVRERPDWRDFYRACREVI